One genomic region from Paracoccus pantotrophus encodes:
- the tilS gene encoding tRNA lysidine(34) synthetase TilS, whose amino-acid sequence MTAEPVAARVHAALDRLAGTRSALGIALSGGGDSIALMHLAHGWGGARLMAATVDHGLRPGSAEEAQAAGQAAAALGIPHETLRWTRRDGGNLMAAAREARLRLLADWAGRNGLSAVLLGHTLDDQAETLLMRLNRGAGVDGLSAMAPAREALGVFWLRPLLEVGRAELRQWLAARGLGWADDPSNENEGFERVRVRKTIAALDLPMRQLAQSAANLAMAREALCDFASRVAEGAQSRAGSLALPLDAFRAAPLEIRRRLLVAGLRFVSCAAYPPRREAVLHALAALEAGGRLTLEGVIAEPGGGFLRLVREPAAAARSPAAEGADAIWDRRWQVAGLRAGQQVRALGHAPLPGLDWRGAGLTRDEAASSPGIWAGERLVAAPALRPVPDYGAKPLRGLPEFRALLYTH is encoded by the coding sequence ATGACGGCTGAGCCGGTCGCGGCGCGGGTCCATGCCGCGCTGGATCGCCTGGCCGGCACCCGCTCTGCGCTTGGCATCGCCCTGTCGGGGGGCGGCGATTCCATTGCCCTGATGCATCTGGCTCATGGCTGGGGCGGCGCGCGCCTCATGGCGGCGACGGTCGATCACGGGCTGCGCCCCGGCTCGGCCGAGGAGGCGCAGGCGGCCGGGCAGGCAGCCGCGGCCCTGGGCATTCCCCATGAAACCCTGCGCTGGACCCGTCGGGATGGCGGCAACCTGATGGCCGCCGCGCGCGAGGCGCGGCTGCGCTTGCTGGCCGATTGGGCCGGGCGGAACGGCCTGTCCGCCGTGCTGCTGGGTCATACGCTGGACGATCAGGCCGAGACCTTGCTGATGCGCCTGAACCGCGGCGCCGGCGTGGATGGGCTGTCCGCCATGGCCCCAGCGCGCGAGGCCTTGGGCGTCTTTTGGCTGCGCCCCCTGCTGGAGGTCGGCCGGGCCGAGTTGCGGCAATGGCTCGCGGCGCGCGGGCTCGGCTGGGCCGACGACCCTTCCAACGAGAACGAGGGCTTCGAGCGGGTGCGGGTGCGCAAGACCATCGCCGCGCTGGACCTGCCGATGCGGCAGCTGGCGCAATCGGCGGCGAATCTCGCCATGGCGCGGGAAGCATTGTGCGACTTTGCCTCGCGGGTGGCCGAGGGCGCGCAAAGCCGCGCCGGATCGCTGGCGCTGCCGCTGGACGCCTTTCGCGCCGCGCCGCTGGAGATCCGGCGGCGGCTTCTTGTCGCCGGGCTGCGCTTCGTCTCCTGTGCCGCCTATCCGCCCCGGCGCGAGGCAGTGCTGCACGCGCTGGCGGCCCTGGAAGCCGGTGGCCGGTTGACGCTCGAAGGCGTCATCGCCGAGCCGGGCGGCGGCTTCCTGCGGCTGGTCCGCGAACCGGCCGCCGCCGCCCGCAGCCCCGCCGCCGAAGGGGCTGATGCGATCTGGGATCGGCGCTGGCAAGTCGCCGGCCTGCGCGCCGGCCAGCAGGTGCGCGCCCTTGGCCATGCGCCCCTGCCGGGTCTGGACTGGCGCGGCGCCGGGCTGACGCGGGACGAGGCGGCATCCAGCCCCGGCATCTGGGCGGGCGAGAGGCTGGTCGCCGCGCCGGCGCTGCGCCCGGTGCCGGATTACGGCGCAAAGCCGCTGCGCGGGCTGCCAGAATTCCGCGCCTTGCTCTATACGCATTGA